A genomic region of Methanothermobacter sp. CaT2 contains the following coding sequences:
- the hmd gene encoding 5,10-methenyltetrahydromethanopterin hydrogenase, producing MKLAILGAGCYRTHAASGITNFSRACEVAEMVGKPEIAMTHSTITMGAELKELAGVDEVVVADPVFDNQFTVIDDFAYEDVIEAHKEDPEKIMPQIREKVNEVAKELPKPPEGAIHFTHPEDLGFEITTDDREAVADADFIMTWFPKGDMQPDIINKFIDDIKPGAIVTHACTIPTTKFYKIFEEKHGDLVTKPETLNVTSYHPGAVPEMKGQVYIAEGYASEEAINTLFELGQKARGNAYRLPAELLGPVCDMCSALTAITYAGILSYRDSVTQVLGAPAGFAQMMAKESLEQITALMDKVGIDKMEENLDPGALLGTADSMNFGASADILPTVFEILEKRKK from the coding sequence ATGAAACTTGCAATACTAGGTGCAGGATGTTACAGGACCCACGCGGCCAGTGGAATAACAAACTTTTCCAGGGCCTGTGAGGTCGCTGAAATGGTTGGAAAGCCAGAAATAGCCATGACCCATTCAACAATAACAATGGGTGCAGAGCTAAAGGAACTTGCAGGTGTGGATGAAGTCGTCGTTGCAGACCCTGTATTCGACAACCAGTTCACCGTCATAGACGACTTCGCCTACGAGGACGTCATAGAAGCCCACAAGGAGGACCCAGAAAAAATAATGCCACAGATCAGGGAAAAGGTCAACGAAGTCGCAAAGGAACTTCCAAAACCACCAGAAGGTGCAATACACTTTACACACCCTGAAGACCTTGGATTCGAAATAACAACAGATGACAGGGAAGCTGTGGCAGACGCAGACTTCATAATGACCTGGTTCCCAAAAGGTGACATGCAGCCAGACATAATCAACAAATTCATAGACGATATAAAACCAGGCGCCATCGTCACCCACGCCTGCACGATTCCAACCACCAAGTTCTACAAGATATTCGAAGAGAAACACGGCGACCTTGTAACCAAACCTGAAACACTCAACGTAACATCCTACCACCCAGGTGCCGTACCCGAAATGAAGGGCCAGGTCTACATTGCAGAGGGTTACGCCTCAGAGGAAGCCATAAACACCCTCTTCGAACTCGGACAGAAAGCAAGGGGCAACGCATACAGGCTACCAGCCGAACTCCTCGGACCTGTATGTGACATGTGCTCAGCCCTCACAGCAATAACCTACGCTGGTATACTGTCCTACAGGGACTCAGTTACACAGGTACTCGGCGCACCCGCAGGTTTCGCACAGATGATGGCCAAGGAGTCACTTGAACAGATAACAGCCCTTATGGATAAGGTTGGAATAGACAAGATGGAAGAGAACCTCGACCCCGGTGCACTTCTGGGTACAGCTGACTCCATGAACTTCGGAGCATCAGCAGACATACTCCCAACCGTCTTCGAAATCCTCGAGAAGAGGAAAAAATAA
- a CDS encoding Coenzyme F420 hydrogenase/dehydrogenase, beta subunit C-terminal domain — MEMKYILARATDEEIQKRGECGGAVTAIFKYMLDREIVDGVLTLERGDDIYDGIPVLLEDSDEIVSTCGSLHCAPTMFGDLISRYLNDMRLAVAVKPCDAMAIKELEKRHQIDPQRVYMIGLNCGGTLSPVSAREMIETFYEIDPDDVVREEIDKGKFMVELKDGSHKEISIDYLEEEGFGRRENCQRCELMVPRNADIACGNWGAEEGWTFIEVNTDRGEEIIEGARREGYLEVKEPPMKMIEIREKIENAMIKMARKFQDKYLEDEYPSLDGWDEYWKRCINCFACRDLCPICFCRECELEKDYLREPDEKAPDPLTFQGVRLSHMGFSCINCGQCEDVCPMDIPLARIYHRIQRKYRDRTGFTAGVSEELPPMYSGEKD, encoded by the coding sequence ATTGAAATGAAATACATTCTTGCAAGGGCCACCGACGAGGAAATTCAGAAAAGGGGAGAGTGTGGCGGAGCAGTAACCGCCATATTCAAATACATGCTTGATAGGGAGATCGTGGACGGAGTCCTGACACTTGAAAGGGGAGATGATATCTACGATGGAATCCCGGTCCTTCTGGAGGACTCAGATGAGATAGTATCAACCTGCGGCTCACTGCACTGTGCACCGACCATGTTCGGAGATCTCATATCAAGGTACCTGAATGATATGCGCCTGGCAGTGGCGGTTAAACCATGCGATGCAATGGCAATAAAGGAACTTGAAAAGAGACACCAGATTGATCCCCAGAGGGTGTACATGATAGGATTGAACTGTGGAGGCACCCTCAGCCCGGTGTCTGCAAGGGAAATGATAGAGACCTTCTATGAAATAGACCCTGATGACGTTGTCAGGGAGGAGATAGATAAGGGCAAATTCATGGTCGAGCTAAAGGATGGCAGTCATAAGGAAATATCAATCGATTACCTTGAGGAGGAGGGCTTCGGAAGAAGGGAAAACTGCCAGAGATGCGAGCTGATGGTGCCCAGGAATGCAGACATTGCATGCGGAAACTGGGGTGCAGAGGAGGGATGGACCTTCATCGAGGTCAACACAGATCGGGGCGAGGAAATCATCGAGGGAGCCCGCAGGGAGGGCTACCTCGAGGTCAAAGAGCCACCAATGAAGATGATAGAGATCAGGGAGAAAATTGAAAATGCCATGATTAAGATGGCCAGGAAGTTCCAGGACAAGTATCTGGAGGATGAGTACCCTTCTCTAGATGGTTGGGATGAATACTGGAAACGCTGCATCAACTGCTTCGCATGCAGGGATCTGTGCCCAATATGTTTCTGCAGGGAATGCGAACTTGAGAAGGATTACCTCCGGGAGCCAGATGAAAAAGCCCCCGACCCCCTGACATTCCAGGGTGTCAGACTATCACATATGGGCTTCAGCTGCATCAACTGCGGACAGTGCGAAGATGTATGCCCCATGGACATCCCCCTAGCAAGGATCTACCACAGAATACAGAGGAAATACCGTGACAGAACAGGCTTCACGGCAGGTGTGAGCGAAGAACTGCCACCGATGTACAGTGGAGAGAAGGATTAG
- a CDS encoding hydrogenase iron-sulfur subunit: MSFEPKIVGFCCNWCSYGGADTAGTARMQYPPNVRIIRVMCSGRVNASMILKAFRDGADGVFVGGCHIGDCHYDSGNYKWKRRAQFIEDILPEFGIEKGRFRWEWISASEGEKFQRTMKEFYETVKSLGPLRRAGK; encoded by the coding sequence ATGAGTTTCGAGCCAAAGATAGTGGGATTCTGTTGTAACTGGTGCTCCTATGGTGGAGCCGACACTGCGGGAACAGCAAGGATGCAGTACCCTCCAAACGTCAGAATAATAAGGGTGATGTGTTCCGGTCGTGTCAATGCCTCCATGATACTTAAGGCCTTCCGTGATGGTGCAGACGGAGTCTTTGTTGGCGGGTGCCACATAGGGGACTGCCACTATGATTCTGGAAACTACAAGTGGAAGAGGAGGGCCCAGTTCATAGAGGATATACTGCCAGAGTTTGGTATTGAGAAGGGGAGATTCAGGTGGGAGTGGATATCGGCATCAGAGGGTGAGAAGTTCCAGAGGACAATGAAGGAATTCTATGAAACAGTGAAGTCACTGGGGCCGCTGAGGAGGGCAGGGAAGTAA
- the hmdC gene encoding 5,10-methenyltetrahydromethanopterin hydrogenase cofactor biosynthesis protein HmdC has translation MHELIREAVNDPGMAWEIMKMDRDVTEVVDAVSDLSRDDKIKLGATFKRFPLGCDLTELIVGTCASDLEKIDLMGNCMLSDTIGATIHVCAYAFADIAESYGMRPVELMREVRETTEVPLDLDHFGRYGPMRFPRSITGCGGQCYLEGPPFEGCPRERIHARLLDREREGLPDRDEWVELSSSVAVNLTPVQGAETHAAPLEEAEEVLKLARKHGKGVEAIMFVGDGYDDLISGFEAGLEMGVDVFVIEGGPFNLAGDRLDAFAGAVAAARILTPGKIVATNGAYEDECRVGLRAGLNAIITGFPKNHHGYMCGYSPGTARRGRFGLPRVMKIMREEVEPGLTPVPIQKAQLEALAAAVKVSGTENVYPRTLGYTYVGDAHWACLPSTPIYERVEVKRDVNALVKMAEDGDIQGRVAIFGARFVSWVIADKLDGLVDEFVIVDRDPWVEQVTVDNLRSELRTDVHPGNSDDEGAYSSADSSIVSTTIPQISAKISGKFRDAVTLV, from the coding sequence ATGCATGAATTAATCAGGGAAGCTGTGAATGATCCAGGGATGGCCTGGGAAATCATGAAAATGGACAGGGATGTTACAGAGGTCGTGGATGCTGTTTCTGACCTCTCCAGGGACGATAAGATTAAACTTGGAGCCACCTTCAAGAGGTTCCCCCTGGGCTGTGACCTCACAGAGCTCATTGTGGGTACCTGTGCCTCTGACCTTGAAAAGATTGACCTCATGGGAAACTGCATGCTCTCTGACACCATAGGGGCAACCATACATGTATGCGCCTATGCATTTGCAGATATAGCTGAGAGCTATGGTATGAGACCCGTGGAACTCATGAGGGAGGTGAGGGAAACAACGGAGGTCCCCCTTGACCTTGACCACTTCGGAAGATACGGGCCAATGAGGTTTCCAAGATCCATAACAGGGTGCGGCGGCCAGTGCTACCTCGAGGGGCCACCCTTCGAGGGCTGTCCAAGGGAGAGAATACATGCAAGGCTCCTTGACAGGGAAAGGGAGGGGCTACCTGACAGGGATGAATGGGTTGAACTCTCTTCATCTGTTGCAGTTAACCTGACACCTGTACAGGGGGCTGAAACCCACGCAGCACCCCTTGAGGAGGCTGAGGAAGTCCTGAAACTTGCCAGAAAACATGGGAAGGGCGTTGAGGCCATAATGTTTGTCGGTGATGGATACGATGACCTCATATCAGGCTTTGAGGCAGGACTTGAGATGGGCGTCGATGTCTTTGTGATTGAGGGAGGCCCCTTTAACCTTGCAGGGGACAGGCTTGATGCCTTTGCAGGTGCAGTTGCAGCGGCAAGGATACTCACCCCTGGAAAGATAGTTGCAACAAATGGAGCATACGAGGATGAGTGCCGCGTAGGCCTCAGGGCGGGCCTCAATGCAATCATAACAGGATTCCCCAAGAACCACCACGGCTACATGTGTGGATACAGTCCGGGCACAGCCAGGAGGGGCAGATTCGGTCTTCCAAGGGTCATGAAGATAATGAGGGAGGAGGTTGAACCTGGCCTCACACCGGTACCCATACAGAAGGCCCAGCTGGAGGCCCTGGCAGCGGCTGTTAAGGTTTCAGGGACAGAAAATGTCTATCCACGGACCCTGGGTTACACCTACGTTGGCGACGCCCACTGGGCATGCCTTCCATCAACACCCATCTATGAGCGGGTGGAGGTGAAGCGGGATGTGAATGCACTTGTGAAGATGGCTGAGGATGGTGATATCCAGGGAAGGGTTGCCATATTCGGCGCAAGGTTCGTCTCATGGGTTATTGCAGATAAACTTGATGGTCTTGTGGATGAATTCGTCATTGTGGACAGGGACCCATGGGTTGAGCAGGTGACGGTTGATAATCTGAGATCAGAGCTAAGGACAGATGTTCACCCGGGAAACTCTGATGATGAGGGCGCCTACAGTTCGGCTGATTCATCAATAGTATCCACCACCATCCCCCAGATATCTGCAAAAATTTCCGGAAAATTCAGGGACGCGGTGACGCTGGTGTAG
- a CDS encoding SAM-dependent methyltransferase HcgC family protein, translated as MKPPETGITETVKTFFSSLTVGDIVRGISHLKSSAVTGWLDDARFEPENALIIGSYFTGAAISGALDCRVTVADINPQTRFLLNGDVDFREGIHGLDGDWDLIVDTTGIGGVTPEELSGFTAGAFIVEDPTSDGSDETIMGYNSTSERLEAVESDLKASLRTLGLGAKTSGTMTLTVEVLRRSMADALECSGVLYATATLRFFERILFREKDPQGFLRALESPALTVSSLGDISCDEIIEGNLGMIRSEVTEEDGDNN; from the coding sequence ATGAAACCCCCTGAAACAGGCATAACAGAAACCGTGAAGACCTTCTTCTCATCCCTCACAGTTGGTGACATAGTAAGAGGGATATCCCATCTCAAATCCTCTGCAGTCACTGGGTGGCTCGATGATGCCAGATTTGAACCTGAAAATGCCCTGATTATAGGATCATACTTCACAGGCGCCGCGATCTCAGGTGCCCTTGACTGCAGGGTTACAGTTGCAGATATAAACCCCCAGACACGTTTTCTCCTTAATGGAGATGTGGACTTCCGGGAGGGTATTCATGGACTGGATGGTGACTGGGACCTCATAGTTGATACAACCGGCATTGGTGGTGTAACCCCTGAGGAGCTCTCAGGTTTCACTGCAGGGGCCTTCATCGTTGAGGACCCGACCTCTGATGGCAGTGATGAAACAATAATGGGCTACAACAGTACCTCTGAACGGCTTGAGGCGGTTGAATCAGATCTGAAGGCCTCTCTCCGCACCCTTGGACTCGGTGCCAAGACCTCGGGCACAATGACCCTCACAGTCGAGGTTCTTCGAAGGTCAATGGCCGATGCCCTTGAATGTAGCGGAGTACTGTATGCAACCGCAACCCTGAGGTTCTTTGAGAGGATCCTCTTCAGAGAGAAGGACCCTCAGGGCTTCCTCAGGGCCCTTGAATCACCTGCCCTGACTGTATCGTCCCTGGGGGACATCAGCTGCGATGAGATAATTGAGGGGAACCTCGGAATGATAAGGTCGGAGGTTACAGAAGAGGACGGTGATAACAATTAG
- the hmdB gene encoding 5,10-methenyltetrahydromethanopterin hydrogenase cofactor biosynthesis protein HmdB produces the protein MIDKILKKAAEGYQLQDGEVIQLFRIRESGDLASLMKTAFNIMRENRGSVKLTSTVHITNMCQVRPRCGYCGFAAGTSKNGYYNSFFKTDDEILEAALIIEESGIPRVSCSGAHGFNGEHAVKAARIVKENTSLELLINVGSDLNRSATEKLADYGTDTVCCNLETTNRELFSSVKPGERIEDRIRVCEMVCAAGIELSSGLLIGLGESYADRLEHLKFLSKFETLGEIPIMGFNPYPGTPMEEHPPCPLSEQMKTIAITRILYPDIRITVPTPTIGPENVRFSLMAGADNLATVIPDGYPHDVKGVGSPRYGNLRDVLKVVKEMGLRAQLKPAPSAEGVALL, from the coding sequence TTGATAGATAAAATACTGAAAAAGGCGGCAGAAGGGTACCAGCTCCAGGATGGAGAGGTTATCCAGTTATTCAGAATAAGAGAATCCGGGGATCTTGCCAGTCTCATGAAAACAGCCTTCAATATAATGCGTGAAAACCGCGGCTCTGTGAAGCTGACATCCACAGTGCACATAACAAACATGTGCCAGGTCAGGCCACGGTGCGGTTACTGTGGATTTGCTGCAGGCACATCAAAAAATGGTTACTATAACTCATTCTTCAAAACTGATGATGAGATCCTTGAAGCCGCCCTCATAATAGAGGAATCAGGAATACCCAGGGTCAGCTGCTCAGGTGCCCATGGATTCAATGGTGAGCATGCCGTGAAGGCTGCCAGGATAGTTAAGGAGAACACATCACTTGAACTCCTCATAAACGTTGGATCTGACCTCAACAGGAGTGCCACAGAGAAACTTGCAGACTACGGGACAGACACTGTATGCTGCAACCTTGAAACCACCAACAGGGAACTTTTCAGCAGTGTTAAACCCGGTGAGAGAATCGAGGACAGGATCAGGGTCTGTGAAATGGTTTGTGCGGCAGGTATTGAGCTCTCAAGTGGCCTGCTCATAGGTCTTGGTGAAAGCTACGCTGATCGCCTGGAGCACCTTAAGTTTCTATCTAAATTTGAAACCCTTGGTGAGATACCCATAATGGGATTCAACCCCTACCCTGGCACTCCAATGGAGGAACATCCGCCCTGCCCCCTGAGTGAGCAGATGAAGACCATAGCCATTACAAGGATCCTCTACCCTGACATAAGGATAACAGTTCCAACACCCACAATAGGGCCCGAGAATGTCAGGTTTTCCCTGATGGCCGGGGCCGATAACCTCGCAACTGTTATACCAGACGGCTACCCCCATGACGTTAAGGGTGTGGGGTCCCCCCGCTACGGGAACCTCAGGGACGTCCTGAAGGTTGTGAAGGAAATGGGACTCAGGGCCCAGTTAAAACCAGCCCCCTCAGCCGAGGGAGTGGCTCTGCTCTGA
- a CDS encoding DUF3236 domain-containing protein, whose amino-acid sequence MLEDLIGKAYLESAEDRRRGDRSEEVEAIREYIRSARRTVVPNWNAEKVDAINDVLRSFNLREAEHLQFNTNWADLTRMPALTKALMALDISGADLVIARGRLGVPGSGSLLVIMDSRGRLLSAAMSPPHVIHSMEVREAVRSEMTHALERIGFKR is encoded by the coding sequence ATGCTTGAGGACCTCATAGGTAAAGCCTACCTTGAATCTGCAGAGGACAGACGCCGCGGGGACAGATCCGAAGAGGTTGAGGCCATAAGGGAGTACATAAGGAGTGCCCGCAGGACCGTGGTCCCCAACTGGAATGCTGAGAAGGTTGATGCAATAAACGATGTCCTCAGAAGTTTCAATCTGCGGGAAGCCGAACACCTTCAGTTCAACACCAACTGGGCAGACCTCACCAGGATGCCAGCACTCACAAAGGCCCTCATGGCGCTGGACATCTCAGGTGCGGACCTTGTAATTGCCAGGGGGAGGCTCGGCGTCCCTGGTTCAGGGTCCCTCCTCGTTATAATGGACTCCAGGGGACGCCTGCTATCTGCAGCCATGTCCCCCCCACATGTAATACACAGCATGGAAGTGAGAGAGGCTGTCCGGTCAGAGATGACCCATGCACTTGAGAGGATAGGGTTTAAAAGATAA
- a CDS encoding thiamine biosynthesis protein ThiF, protein MAVILLEISELEGKKAPRGEVTLVGAGRLGLRTALNLMQIHRGGPERINVIDGQRVSADDLIFRLMGATPGEYKVKFIESLATPGFSRTVRGIPEYIDQDNLHLLGGDVVCVEIAGGDTLPVTAEIIKYAQKRGSATISTMGVFGIGEEEVNAISIEEADPGNPIVEYLLDEGVTDHLLVGTGKLIRDWEPVTPYVLDRVSEVMTAEILKLLRRKLG, encoded by the coding sequence ATGGCGGTGATATTATTGGAGATCTCTGAACTTGAAGGGAAAAAGGCCCCCCGTGGGGAGGTAACCCTCGTTGGTGCCGGCAGGCTGGGGCTTCGAACAGCCCTCAACCTCATGCAGATACACAGGGGAGGCCCCGAGAGAATAAATGTGATTGATGGTCAGCGCGTATCTGCCGATGACCTCATATTCCGCCTCATGGGTGCCACGCCCGGCGAGTACAAGGTGAAGTTCATTGAATCACTTGCAACCCCTGGCTTCTCAAGGACGGTGAGGGGCATCCCCGAGTACATAGACCAGGACAACCTCCACCTCCTCGGGGGAGATGTTGTCTGTGTTGAGATTGCAGGTGGTGATACCCTGCCTGTGACTGCAGAGATAATAAAGTACGCCCAGAAAAGGGGTTCCGCCACCATCAGCACCATGGGAGTTTTCGGGATAGGTGAGGAGGAGGTGAATGCCATCAGTATAGAGGAGGCTGATCCCGGGAACCCCATAGTGGAGTACCTCCTTGATGAGGGCGTCACTGACCACTTGCTTGTGGGGACAGGAAAACTGATAAGGGACTGGGAGCCAGTAACTCCATACGTCCTTGACCGTGTATCGGAGGTTATGACTGCAGAGATACTCAAACTCCTCAGGAGGAAACTCGGATGA
- a CDS encoding formate dehydrogenase has product MMVKHTICPSCSAGCGVNIIEVDGSPAGTYPYRRHIINEGKTCRRGRECYEIPVKDRMTSPAVKKSGNLKGADWDEALDGLTEMISSPETAILTTGTMTDEEAAKLKRIIERVDAKKYGLITVFPEFDYPEIDVRKIRDYDNIAVIGDVMNCAPLLARRMFQAMDGGAEVRSYDRREITRTAMNSSSHLTFSDNLDLLDKLREFPADLIMITAEIPDVIDDVLEASAETGAEVLPVFEDFNTRGVMQHIPPLRDHEEIESLWLIDPGAAAEPLDVKGSFALQSIKTSGAVPDIFLATAAWCEKRGSYTSATGHTVKLEPALPEPEGVLADGEIFDRILERLGD; this is encoded by the coding sequence ATGATGGTGAAACACACCATATGCCCCTCCTGCAGCGCAGGATGTGGGGTGAACATTATAGAAGTGGATGGATCCCCGGCAGGGACCTACCCCTACAGGAGACACATCATAAACGAGGGAAAGACATGCAGAAGGGGAAGGGAATGCTATGAGATTCCAGTAAAGGATAGAATGACATCCCCTGCAGTTAAAAAATCAGGAAACCTTAAGGGTGCAGACTGGGATGAGGCCCTTGATGGACTCACAGAGATGATCTCCTCACCGGAGACAGCCATACTCACAACAGGCACCATGACAGATGAGGAGGCAGCTAAACTCAAAAGGATCATAGAAAGAGTTGATGCAAAAAAATACGGTCTTATAACCGTATTTCCAGAATTCGATTATCCAGAAATAGATGTGAGGAAAATAAGGGACTATGATAATATTGCAGTCATTGGTGACGTAATGAACTGCGCACCCCTCCTCGCAAGGAGGATGTTCCAGGCCATGGATGGTGGTGCAGAGGTCCGATCGTACGATAGGAGGGAGATAACAAGGACGGCCATGAACTCCAGCTCCCACCTGACCTTTTCAGATAATTTAGATCTTCTAGATAAACTCAGGGAGTTTCCAGCAGACCTCATAATGATTACAGCTGAAATCCCGGATGTGATAGACGATGTCCTGGAGGCCTCAGCTGAAACAGGGGCTGAGGTTCTGCCAGTATTTGAGGATTTCAACACCAGGGGTGTGATGCAGCACATACCACCCCTCCGTGACCATGAAGAAATTGAATCCCTGTGGCTCATTGACCCGGGTGCAGCCGCAGAACCCCTGGATGTTAAGGGATCATTCGCCCTCCAGTCAATAAAAACTTCAGGTGCAGTTCCTGACATCTTCCTTGCAACCGCTGCCTGGTGCGAAAAGCGTGGATCGTACACCAGTGCAACAGGACATACTGTAAAACTGGAACCTGCACTACCGGAACCTGAGGGGGTTCTCGCAGACGGTGAAATATTTGACAGAATACTCGAGAGGCTGGGTGATTGA
- the mvhG gene encoding F420-non-reducing hydrogenase subunit MvhG, translated as MAEKIKIGTMWLGGCSGCHLSIADFHEKLLDVMEHADFEFSPVLMDTKYDEIPELDVVIIEGGIVNDENREFAEELREKAKFVISYGTCAVYGGIPGLRNLWDKDEVIEEAYINSITTPNEEGVIPSEDVPHLEGRVKPLGEVIDVDFEVPGCPPRSDVAAEAVMALLTGEEIELPETNLCEVCPREKPPEGLAMDFIKRQFEVGKPEDDLCLIPQGLICMGPATVSICGAECPSIAIPCRGCYGPTARVEDQGAKMISAIASDYKVEEDKTVDPEEVAEQLDDIVGTFYTFTLPAALIPMKIKKEGK; from the coding sequence ATGGCTGAAAAGATAAAAATAGGAACAATGTGGCTTGGAGGATGCTCCGGCTGCCACCTGTCCATTGCAGACTTCCATGAAAAGCTTCTCGACGTTATGGAACACGCGGACTTTGAATTCAGCCCTGTTTTAATGGACACAAAGTACGATGAAATCCCTGAACTCGATGTCGTCATCATCGAGGGCGGAATCGTCAACGATGAAAACAGGGAATTTGCCGAGGAACTCAGGGAAAAGGCCAAGTTCGTCATAAGTTACGGTACATGCGCAGTTTACGGAGGCATACCCGGTCTCAGGAACCTCTGGGACAAGGATGAAGTTATTGAGGAGGCCTACATAAACTCAATCACAACACCCAACGAGGAGGGCGTGATCCCATCTGAAGATGTGCCCCACCTTGAGGGAAGGGTCAAACCCCTGGGTGAAGTCATAGATGTTGACTTTGAAGTTCCAGGATGCCCACCAAGGTCAGATGTTGCCGCGGAAGCGGTAATGGCACTTCTAACAGGTGAAGAAATAGAACTTCCAGAAACAAACCTCTGCGAAGTCTGTCCAAGGGAAAAACCACCAGAAGGCCTTGCAATGGACTTCATAAAGAGACAGTTCGAGGTTGGAAAACCAGAAGACGATCTCTGTCTCATACCACAGGGACTCATATGCATGGGCCCTGCAACAGTGTCCATCTGCGGTGCCGAATGCCCAAGCATAGCCATACCCTGCCGTGGCTGTTACGGTCCAACAGCACGTGTCGAGGACCAGGGCGCCAAGATGATAAGTGCTATTGCCTCTGACTACAAGGTCGAAGAGGACAAAACCGTCGACCCTGAGGAAGTGGCTGAACAGCTGGACGACATTGTTGGAACAT
- a CDS encoding hydrogenase iron-sulfur subunit gives MAEDDIKIVMFCCNWCSYGGADTAGTARMQYPTNIRVIRVMCSGRIEPQFVLKAFREGADGVLVTGCHHGDCHYDAGNYKLDRRMRLIYKLADELGIGRERIHHDWISASEGEKFAETVKMMVNRIKDLGPSPIKKQLAEA, from the coding sequence ATGGCTGAAGATGACATAAAAATTGTGATGTTCTGTTGTAACTGGTGTTCCTACGGTGGAGCCGACACTGCGGGAACAGCAAGGATGCAGTACCCTACAAACATTAGGGTTATCCGTGTGATGTGCTCCGGAAGGATAGAACCACAGTTCGTTCTCAAGGCATTCAGGGAAGGCGCTGACGGTGTCCTTGTAACCGGATGCCACCATGGTGACTGCCACTACGACGCAGGAAACTACAAGCTTGACAGGAGAATGAGGCTGATCTACAAACTGGCAGATGAGCTTGGAATTGGCAGGGAAAGAATCCACCACGACTGGATATCAGCATCAGAGGGTGAAAAATTCGCCGAAACAGTTAAGATGATGGTTAACAGGATAAAGGACCTTGGCCCATCACCAATCAAAAAACAGCTAGCTGAAGCATAA
- a CDS encoding Nif3-like dinuclear metal center hexameric protein, translated as MITIRIESFIELMDRVAPPELALPGDRIGYHGPEIEVEAVLVLMDYLEDVAVDGYDLLVLHHPPEVEPPIPYLTVHSNWDVADGGACDALADALGLDVESFLDPDTGVGRICRADLSLEELLERTGVLNPETLRVVNPREYVDRVAVVSGFGLSDKSLIMRAWSEGVSAYLSGDLTHGPAILGRNMDLTLIDAGHHATEMPGLHRLREVIEDFGVMAELLDTGTPWSEYRAAYI; from the coding sequence GTGATAACAATTAGAATAGAGTCCTTTATCGAATTGATGGATAGGGTTGCCCCCCCTGAACTTGCCCTCCCGGGTGACCGGATAGGGTATCATGGCCCTGAAATCGAGGTTGAAGCTGTCCTCGTCCTCATGGATTACCTTGAGGATGTGGCTGTGGATGGCTACGACCTCCTGGTCCTCCACCACCCCCCGGAGGTTGAACCCCCCATCCCCTACCTCACAGTCCACTCCAACTGGGACGTTGCCGATGGAGGTGCCTGTGACGCCCTGGCAGATGCCCTGGGACTGGATGTTGAATCATTCCTTGACCCTGATACAGGTGTCGGCCGCATATGTAGGGCTGATCTATCCCTTGAAGAGCTCCTCGAAAGAACAGGGGTTCTTAATCCTGAGACCCTGCGGGTTGTTAATCCCCGTGAATACGTTGACAGGGTCGCGGTGGTTTCTGGCTTTGGACTCTCAGATAAATCACTCATAATGAGGGCCTGGAGTGAGGGTGTATCGGCGTACCTTTCAGGTGACCTCACCCATGGACCCGCCATCCTCGGGAGGAACATGGACCTGACACTCATAGATGCAGGTCACCATGCGACCGAGATGCCCGGTCTCCACAGACTCCGTGAGGTCATTGAGGATTTCGGGGTCATGGCGGAACTCCTGGATACTGGCACCCCCTGGAGTGAGTACAGGGCCGCCTACATTTAG